Proteins encoded by one window of Nasonia vitripennis strain AsymCx chromosome 5, Nvit_psr_1.1, whole genome shotgun sequence:
- the Adipor1 gene encoding adiponectin receptor 1 isoform X1, which yields MADRENEIMEEKEYETNIMEENILRHRIPWSDRVSLNSDIPGLHEVKELLEDDDTSCLAEEEDGVGCPLPSTPEDDRLLDCEMTEVLKAGVLSDEIDLGALAHNAAEQAEEFVRKVWEASWKQCHFRHLPSWLQDNDFLHAGHRPPLPSFYACFRSIFRIHTETGNIWTHLLGCVAFIGIAVYFLTQSHMDIRWEEKLVIGIFFAGAIICLGMSFAFHTVHCHSECVGKLFSKLDYCGIAMLIMGSFVPWLYYGFYCDYQPKLIYLSVVVVLGITSIVVSLWERFGEPKYRPLRAGVFMGFGLSGVVPAVHYAIAEGWFKAISQASLGWLILMGCLYILGAMFYALRVPERFFPGKFDIWFQSHQIFHVLVIAAAFVHYHGITEMAMHRMSVGDCAVPSQMMAF from the exons ATGGCAGACAGGGAAAATGAAATCATGGAGGAGAAAGAGTATGAAACCAACATAATGGAGGAAAATATTTTGCGCCATCGAATACCATGGAGTGACAGAGTTTCATTGAATAGTGACATTCCAGGCTTACACGAGGTGAAAGAACTTTTAGAAGACGACGATACAAGTTGTCTagccgaagaagaagatgGAGTGGGATGCCCACTGCCATCAACTCCAGAAGATGATCGCCTTCTGGATTGTGAG ATGACAGAAGTACTCAAAGCTGGAGTGTTGAGCGATGAAATAGATCTTGGTGCTTTGGCACACAATGCTGCTGAACAAGCAGAAGAATTTGTCCGTAAG gtCTGGGAAGCATCGTGGAAGCAATGCCATTTCAGACATCTACCTTCTTGGTTACAAGACAACGATTTTCTACATGCTGGTCATAGACCACCATTGCCATCTTTTTATGCTTGCTTCAGGAGCATTTTTCGTATACACACAGAAACTGGAAATATTTGGACTCATTTGCTAG gaTGTGTGGCATTCATAGGCATAGCAGTTTACTTCCTAACACAATCACATATGGATATAAGATGGGAGGAGAAGTTAGTTATTGGAATTTTTTTCGCTGGAGCTATCATATGTTTAGGCATGTCTTTTGCATTCCACACTGTTCACTGTCACAGTGAATGTGTAGGAAagctattttcaaaattggatTACTGTGGAATAGCCATGCTTATAATGGGAAGTTTTGTACCATGGCTGTACTATGGATTTTACTGTGATTATCAACCCAAACTGATCTACTTGTCTGTGGTTGTGGTACTTGGAATAACTAGCATTGTAGTTTCTCTATGGGAAAGATTTGGTGAACCAAAGTACAGACCACTTAGAGCTGGAGTTTTTATGGGCTTTGGTTTGAGTGGT gTGGTACCAGCAGTGCATTATGCTATTGCAGAAGGATGGTTTAAAGCCATAAGTCAAGCATCACTGGGATGGTTAATATTAATGGGATGTCTGTATATACTAGGAGCAATGTTCTATGCTTTACGTGTTCCTGAACGATTTTTCCCGGGAAAATTCGATATTTGG TTTCAAAGTCACCAAATCTTCCATGTACTGGTTATCGCAGCAGCCTTTGTGCACTACCATGGTATAACTGAAATGGCTATGCATAGAATGAGTGTTGGTGATTGTGCTGTTCCATCACAAATGATGgcattttaa